A stretch of the Flavobacterium aquiphilum genome encodes the following:
- a CDS encoding AsmA-like C-terminal region-containing protein, with amino-acid sequence MLKKILKITGIVLVLMAASLFAIPYFFKDQIKAKITEAINKKVDAKISFSDADLSLFKNFPKATVTLNKLLIINKAPFEGDTLVSLGELNLNMSVKELFKGEGEPMAIEGITSKNGFINIIFNKDGVGNFDIALKENNPKEEEKSKPMSFKIQKYQVENFKFKYFDEASQIKLVIDSLNHEGTGDFNASKLDLDTKSTAKVSFDMGKINYMRNVALSLDAVLGIDLEKSKYTFKQNKALINQLPLEFDGFIQMVDAGQVYDLKFKTPTSSFKNFLGLIPAAYSSSLAGVKTTGDFTVNGFAKGMLTDTTVPKFNIAIASNNASFQYPNLPKSVQSIIIDTKIINETGVMNDTYVNLDNLSFRIDQDVFNAKANIKNISTNAVIDAALKGTINLANVTKAYPVKMDKPLTGILKADVTTKFDMASVEKSQYQNIKNAGTIGLTGFNYADANGKNMIISNALVQFNPSQVHLKQFNAKTGKSDLSVTGVLENFYGFMFRKQELKGNFNLTSNQLVVDDFMTTSTAPASTGKTETTTAKTKKEEPLKIPAFLNCSLTAKANTVLYDNLTLKNASGKMIIKDEKVTLENVKTSIFGGVVGLSGSVSTKTKTPVFDMNLNLNQVDIQQSFTQLDMFKKIAPIAGVVNGKINTNVKLNGNLDAVEMTPDLKSISGDLIGQLLSSTINTNSSTMLKALGSNLKFIDVNKINLNDIKAALTFENGKVNVKPFTVKYQDIEAVVGGSHGFDQSMNYNIKFNVPAKYLGKEINAYISKMSPSDAAKFENIPVTALMTGTFSNPKISTDMKTVASNLTMQLAKQQSDKLLKKGGSELDKLINKNTKPDTDTTKTNAQKEDIKKKAGDLLNGLFKKKKTTETTTP; translated from the coding sequence ATGTTAAAGAAAATTTTAAAAATCACCGGAATTGTATTGGTCTTAATGGCAGCTTCCCTATTTGCCATTCCCTATTTTTTTAAAGATCAAATAAAAGCAAAAATTACCGAGGCCATCAACAAGAAAGTAGATGCCAAAATTTCCTTTTCGGATGCCGATTTGAGTCTTTTCAAAAATTTCCCTAAGGCAACAGTAACACTCAATAAATTATTGATTATTAACAAGGCCCCTTTTGAGGGAGACACCCTAGTATCTTTGGGCGAATTAAATTTGAATATGTCTGTAAAAGAATTATTCAAAGGTGAAGGAGAACCTATGGCGATTGAAGGAATCACTTCTAAAAACGGTTTCATTAATATCATTTTCAATAAAGATGGAGTTGGAAATTTTGACATCGCTTTGAAAGAAAACAATCCCAAAGAAGAGGAAAAAAGCAAACCAATGTCTTTTAAAATCCAAAAATACCAAGTTGAAAATTTCAAATTCAAATACTTTGATGAAGCTTCGCAAATAAAATTAGTTATCGACAGTCTCAACCACGAAGGAACTGGAGATTTCAATGCCTCAAAATTGGATTTAGACACCAAGTCAACAGCCAAAGTATCATTTGACATGGGCAAAATCAATTATATGAGAAATGTTGCCCTATCATTGGACGCTGTTCTTGGAATTGATTTGGAGAAAAGCAAATACACATTTAAGCAAAACAAAGCTTTAATCAATCAATTGCCGTTGGAATTTGACGGGTTTATTCAAATGGTTGATGCTGGACAAGTTTATGACTTGAAATTCAAAACCCCAACTTCTTCATTCAAAAACTTCTTGGGATTAATTCCTGCGGCTTATTCATCAAGTTTGGCCGGCGTAAAAACAACCGGAGACTTTACAGTTAATGGATTTGCCAAAGGTATGCTTACGGATACCACTGTCCCAAAATTCAACATTGCAATTGCTTCGAACAACGCTTCATTCCAATATCCGAACTTGCCTAAATCGGTTCAAAGCATTATCATCGACACCAAAATCATAAACGAAACTGGGGTAATGAATGACACCTATGTGAATCTTGATAATCTTTCATTCCGAATCGACCAAGATGTATTTAATGCTAAAGCCAATATAAAAAACATCAGCACCAATGCAGTGATTGATGCTGCTTTGAAAGGAACCATCAATTTGGCAAATGTCACCAAAGCCTATCCGGTAAAAATGGACAAACCACTTACCGGAATTTTGAAAGCAGATGTAACTACCAAATTTGATATGGCTTCGGTTGAAAAAAGTCAGTACCAAAACATAAAAAATGCAGGAACTATCGGTCTTACCGGATTTAATTATGCCGATGCCAATGGTAAAAACATGATTATCAGTAATGCATTAGTTCAATTTAACCCGAGTCAGGTTCATTTGAAACAATTCAATGCCAAAACCGGGAAAAGTGACCTTAGTGTAACAGGGGTTTTGGAAAATTTCTATGGTTTTATGTTCCGCAAACAAGAACTGAAAGGAAACTTCAATTTAACTTCCAATCAATTGGTTGTTGATGATTTCATGACCACCAGCACTGCTCCTGCTTCTACCGGCAAAACAGAAACTACAACTGCCAAAACTAAAAAAGAAGAACCTTTAAAAATACCGGCTTTCTTAAATTGTTCGCTAACAGCAAAAGCCAATACCGTTTTGTATGACAACCTAACATTAAAGAATGCTTCTGGAAAAATGATTATCAAAGATGAGAAAGTTACTTTAGAAAATGTAAAAACATCCATTTTTGGGGGAGTAGTTGGTTTGAGTGGTTCTGTCTCAACAAAAACAAAAACTCCTGTATTTGATATGAATTTAAACTTGAATCAAGTTGATATTCAGCAAAGTTTCACTCAATTGGATATGTTCAAAAAAATAGCTCCAATTGCGGGTGTTGTCAATGGAAAAATCAATACCAACGTCAAATTGAACGGAAATCTTGATGCTGTTGAAATGACCCCGGACTTAAAATCTATTTCTGGAGATTTGATTGGACAATTACTATCTTCAACCATAAATACAAACAGCTCCACTATGTTAAAAGCATTAGGCTCCAATTTGAAATTTATTGATGTAAACAAAATAAATCTTAATGATATCAAAGCGGCTCTTACTTTTGAAAATGGAAAAGTAAATGTAAAACCGTTTACGGTCAAATACCAAGACATTGAAGCAGTTGTTGGAGGTTCACACGGTTTTGACCAAAGCATGAACTATAACATCAAATTCAACGTTCCTGCCAAATATCTAGGCAAAGAAATCAATGCCTATATCTCAAAAATGTCGCCAAGTGACGCAGCCAAATTCGAGAACATTCCAGTAACAGCATTGATGACCGGAACCTTTAGCAATCCGAAAATATCTACTGATATGAAAACGGTGGCAAGCAATTTAACCATGCAATTAGCCAAACAACAATCGGATAAATTGCTTAAAAAAGGAGGTTCTGAACTTGACAAATTAATCAATAAAAACACCAAACCAGACACCGACACCACTAAAACCAATGCCCAAAAAGAGGACATTAAAAAGAAAGCCGGTGATTTACTTAATGGTTTGTTTAAAAAGAAAAAAACCACTGAAACTACAACACCTTAA
- a CDS encoding Hsp20/alpha crystallin family protein: protein MNLVKRNSAINSAWPMLFDNFFNRDAFKEGNLNFYDDRTSIPAVNIKDNPKAYALEMIAPGMEKTDFKIELENDVLTITAEKSTQNSDADEGVYSRKEFSYQSLRRSFTFPQDIVDKDRIEAKYKDGILYITIPKRENTTNNTIRQIEIS, encoded by the coding sequence ATGAACCTTGTAAAACGTAACTCGGCAATTAATTCTGCATGGCCAATGTTGTTTGACAATTTTTTTAATCGCGATGCATTTAAGGAAGGTAATTTAAATTTTTATGATGACCGTACCTCAATCCCTGCGGTTAACATCAAAGACAATCCAAAGGCCTATGCTCTTGAAATGATAGCTCCGGGAATGGAAAAAACAGACTTCAAAATCGAACTAGAAAATGATGTCCTTACCATTACCGCTGAAAAAAGTACTCAAAACTCAGACGCTGATGAAGGAGTTTATTCCAGAAAAGAATTTTCATATCAGTCACTGCGCAGAAGTTTCACTTTCCCTCAGGATATCGTTGACAAAGACCGAATTGAAGCAAAATACAAAGATGGTATCTTGTATATCACGATTCCAAAAAGAGAAAACACAACTAACAATACAATTAGACAGATTGAAATTTCTTAA
- a CDS encoding DUF2797 domain-containing protein, with the protein MTYQGVLSKMQTEFGDPIQYYLVFENSFLNMNQVLNKELEINFEGYQCLNCGKKKKIFRQGFCYDCFYSSPAVGDWIMKPELSTAHLGIEDRDLEYEKQVQLQPHIVYLALSSEVKVGVTRKSQMPTRWIDQGASQAISIVEVPNRYLAGITEVALKSHYTDKTNWRKMVQNELAHADLVAERSKLESLIPAEVQEFYHPDKNDVYDMHFPVLHYPKKVNSLNLDKTPNYKGKLMGIKGQYLIFEDGTVFNVRSFEGYVVSINL; encoded by the coding sequence ATGACTTACCAAGGAGTACTTTCTAAAATGCAAACCGAATTTGGGGATCCCATTCAATATTATTTGGTTTTCGAAAACAGTTTTTTGAACATGAATCAGGTGTTGAACAAAGAGTTGGAAATTAACTTCGAGGGTTATCAATGTTTGAATTGCGGTAAAAAGAAAAAAATATTCCGTCAGGGATTTTGTTACGATTGTTTCTATTCAAGTCCCGCAGTAGGTGATTGGATTATGAAACCGGAGTTGAGCACTGCTCATCTTGGAATTGAAGATCGTGATTTGGAATACGAGAAGCAAGTACAGCTACAACCTCACATTGTTTATTTGGCATTGTCGAGTGAAGTAAAAGTAGGGGTGACCCGAAAATCTCAAATGCCTACTCGATGGATTGACCAAGGAGCAAGTCAGGCCATATCCATTGTTGAGGTACCAAATCGTTATTTGGCAGGAATTACCGAGGTGGCACTTAAAAGTCATTATACCGATAAAACCAATTGGCGAAAAATGGTTCAAAATGAATTAGCACATGCTGATCTTGTTGCCGAGCGATCCAAGTTGGAAAGTTTAATCCCCGCTGAGGTGCAGGAGTTTTATCATCCGGATAAAAATGATGTTTACGATATGCATTTTCCGGTATTGCATTACCCAAAAAAAGTCAACAGTCTGAATCTGGATAAAACACCAAATTACAAAGGAAAACTGATGGGAATCAAAGGGCAGTACCTTATTTTTGAAGACGGAACTGTTTTTAATGTTCGAAGCTTTGAGGGATATGTCGTGTCGATTAATTTGTAG
- a CDS encoding GH3 auxin-responsive promoter family protein encodes MPLSIINSIASWFLKQRIHQIELFLKYPNEVQEELLMNLIRSSEETVFGKKYDYESIKSYKTFTERIPISTYEDLEPYIERTRKGEQNVLWETPIKWFAKSSGTTNAKSKFIPVSNEALEDCHYKGSKDLLCLYLNNNEESELFVGKSLRLGGSSQIYENNNTFFGDLSAILIENMPIWAEFSSTPSSKISLMSEWETKLSAIINETINENVTSFAGVPSWMLVLLNKILEETGKPNLMEVWPNLEVYFHGGVSFDPYREQYHKILPHNQFKYYEIYNASEGFFAIQDLNNSSDLLLMLDYGIFYEFIPMDTFGTPDQKAVRLSDVQLFKNYAMVITTNGGLWRYLIGDTVRFTSLNPYRIRITGRTKHHINVFGEELMVENTDQAIAKTCQITETEVVDYTVAPIFMKDKEKGGHEWMIEFKKKPKDIAAFQKTLDETLQSLNSDYEAKRYNNMTLNPLVINVARERLFYDWLKESDKLGGQHKIPRLSNKRDYLEQLKKMQN; translated from the coding sequence ATGCCATTATCAATTATCAATTCCATCGCTTCTTGGTTTTTGAAACAAAGAATTCACCAGATTGAACTTTTTCTGAAATATCCAAATGAGGTTCAGGAAGAATTGTTAATGAATTTAATTCGTTCCTCTGAAGAAACTGTTTTTGGCAAAAAATACGATTATGAATCGATAAAATCATACAAAACCTTTACCGAAAGAATTCCGATTTCGACATACGAAGATTTAGAACCTTATATTGAACGCACCAGAAAAGGCGAGCAGAATGTGTTATGGGAAACCCCAATAAAATGGTTTGCCAAATCCAGCGGAACTACCAATGCAAAAAGTAAATTCATCCCCGTAAGTAACGAAGCACTGGAAGATTGCCATTACAAAGGAAGCAAAGATTTATTGTGTTTGTATTTGAACAACAACGAAGAATCAGAGCTGTTTGTGGGCAAAAGCCTTCGATTAGGAGGAAGTTCGCAGATTTACGAAAACAACAATACTTTTTTTGGTGACTTATCGGCTATTTTGATAGAAAACATGCCAATTTGGGCAGAATTCAGCAGCACACCTAGCAGTAAAATTTCTTTGATGAGCGAATGGGAAACCAAACTTAGCGCCATCATCAACGAAACCATAAATGAAAATGTAACCAGTTTTGCCGGTGTTCCATCCTGGATGCTGGTTTTATTGAATAAAATACTGGAAGAAACCGGAAAACCAAACTTGATGGAAGTCTGGCCTAACCTGGAAGTCTATTTCCACGGAGGTGTGAGTTTTGACCCTTACAGGGAACAATATCACAAAATTCTGCCACATAACCAATTCAAATACTACGAAATTTATAATGCTTCTGAAGGGTTCTTTGCCATTCAGGACTTGAACAATTCCAGTGATTTATTGCTAATGCTGGATTATGGAATTTTTTATGAATTCATCCCGATGGACACTTTTGGCACTCCTGATCAAAAAGCCGTTCGATTGTCCGATGTTCAGTTGTTTAAGAATTATGCTATGGTAATTACTACCAATGGTGGCTTATGGCGTTATTTGATTGGAGACACCGTTCGATTCACTTCATTAAATCCATATCGTATTCGAATTACGGGAAGAACCAAACATCATATCAATGTTTTTGGTGAAGAGTTAATGGTCGAAAATACCGATCAGGCAATTGCCAAAACCTGTCAAATTACCGAAACAGAAGTAGTCGATTATACCGTTGCCCCAATTTTTATGAAAGACAAAGAAAAAGGCGGTCACGAATGGATGATTGAATTTAAGAAAAAACCAAAAGACATTGCGGCTTTTCAAAAAACACTCGATGAAACCCTGCAATCCTTAAATTCTGATTACGAAGCCAAACGCTACAACAACATGACTCTTAACCCACTAGTGATTAATGTTGCCCGGGAACGACTGTTTTATGATTGGCTAAAAGAAAGCGACAAACTGGGTGGCCAGCACAAAATTCCGAGATTATCTAACAAAAGAGATTATCTGGAACAATTGAAAAAGATGCAGAATTAA
- a CDS encoding type ISP restriction/modification enzyme: MELDQYLSTINSLYKLDMVTELFGRKIPVLTQEIINQMAKKTGLYFVLTKNPEGNVCMANNKEVRPEFRQNFSAVDSLDYMYAIFHSSNFSSAEKESFGMGFQYPGNAEVFWVLTELGSQLKQIHSLKKIKSDMFITEFSVKGNCIISNPHFEMYSSKEKNYGHVYINESQFFENVPETTWIFTIQNHQPAQKWLENKKGQKMNPDDIIYYQKILFALSETEQLVSKINEIKLQ, from the coding sequence ATGGAGCTAGACCAATATCTTTCTACTATAAATTCTTTATACAAACTCGATATGGTAACCGAATTGTTTGGTAGGAAAATTCCAGTTTTAACCCAGGAAATAATTAATCAAATGGCTAAAAAAACGGGTTTATATTTTGTTTTAACGAAAAATCCCGAAGGAAATGTATGCATGGCGAATAATAAAGAGGTTCGTCCTGAATTTAGGCAGAATTTTTCCGCTGTTGATAGTTTAGATTATATGTATGCGATATTCCATTCTTCAAATTTCAGTTCGGCAGAAAAAGAATCTTTTGGAATGGGTTTTCAATATCCGGGTAATGCCGAAGTCTTTTGGGTATTGACAGAATTAGGTTCGCAACTCAAACAGATTCATTCGCTAAAAAAAATAAAAAGCGATATGTTTATTACAGAATTTAGTGTAAAGGGCAATTGTATCATCAGCAATCCGCATTTTGAAATGTATTCTTCAAAGGAAAAGAATTACGGTCACGTGTATATTAACGAATCACAATTTTTTGAAAATGTTCCTGAAACGACATGGATTTTTACTATTCAAAATCATCAACCAGCCCAAAAATGGCTTGAGAATAAAAAAGGTCAAAAAATGAATCCTGACGACATTATTTATTATCAAAAAATACTATTTGCATTATCAGAAACCGAGCAATTAGTTTCTAAAATAAATGAAATCAAGTTGCAATAG
- a CDS encoding PAS domain-containing sensor histidine kinase, whose amino-acid sequence MKSISNQILAYILISLCIVFTAHFFYAIHIRTQHETEKLNENYARAIKRLAIFSEKPILNKDINLIKEDINIEALDENILSIQILDQNNKLYAGVLRTKNSIRPISNNQFLPLHQDSIIRPILYQGKTIGKVVLYINEEPLKQYVGKLKFIFFLELLAFFLIVAVILFLVLKIVVINPLSALKNWVTSINLGEKMPETKLFHSVEINTIIDSVSQLTERLTATLNENFSKSNQISEKESLITSISTNLPEGMIFRLITDDKGSRKFTYLSGSFQKIYGYSPEEGIADPFLIFGRVVKEDIQTLLDAEAESKRNLSTYRVEVRMINPDGSIRVSRFVSTPTIMEDGSVSWDGIELDITDLKKAQDDLFQNQFLLESITDGLPDSIFAKDLNGCYLFVNSALARRANKTRQELLGKNNSTIFLPHQANKTLEKDFEIMKSGKTQTFEEQLTSSSGNGTFLTTKGPIKDPDGKIVGLFGIARDITERKKAEEKLRVSQEKFELAFNSSTNAILIQDEQTGRYLEANASTAKIFGYSQDEILGKTSLELNFYRNLAFREKILNSLKNYGHIQNMEISGRHKSGMDLHLLLTVTRLYIDDKPFLYINMQDVTERKQVELELQKLNLDKDRFISILGHDLRGPVNSIIGLLDILNMNMNDMKEGEIKEIISLVNHSARNTSKLLDDVLLWATAKSGKMNFNPQNLNFTENCQTIIELLQFTAKSKNIEVELVSEPSLEVYADKNMLDTIIRNLISNAIKFTHDHGKIILKTQKDNEKTIISITDNGVGISAKDISKIFDKSQLFSSIGTNEEKGTGFGLKLCQEFVEKHGGKIWVESEVEIGTTFYFSLPNAK is encoded by the coding sequence ATGAAATCAATTTCTAACCAGATTTTAGCGTATATTTTAATTTCGTTATGTATTGTTTTTACAGCGCACTTTTTTTATGCGATTCATATAAGAACCCAACACGAGACGGAAAAGTTAAACGAAAATTATGCTCGTGCAATCAAACGCCTAGCTATCTTTTCCGAGAAACCGATTCTGAACAAAGACATTAATCTAATTAAAGAAGATATTAATATTGAAGCTTTAGATGAAAATATTCTTTCCATCCAGATTTTAGATCAAAACAATAAGCTTTATGCAGGAGTATTGCGTACTAAAAATAGTATTCGTCCAATAAGTAATAATCAATTCCTTCCTTTACATCAGGATTCCATTATCAGACCGATCTTGTATCAAGGAAAAACGATAGGAAAAGTTGTTCTTTACATTAACGAAGAACCTTTGAAACAATATGTAGGAAAACTGAAATTCATTTTCTTCCTTGAATTATTGGCCTTTTTTTTGATTGTTGCCGTTATACTCTTTTTGGTACTTAAGATAGTGGTTATCAACCCTCTTTCAGCTTTAAAAAACTGGGTAACCTCAATTAATCTTGGTGAAAAGATGCCAGAAACAAAATTGTTTCACAGCGTTGAAATTAACACTATAATTGATTCTGTTTCCCAATTAACAGAACGCCTGACTGCTACTCTTAATGAAAATTTCAGCAAAAGCAATCAGATTTCGGAAAAAGAATCACTAATAACCTCGATAAGTACCAACTTGCCTGAAGGAATGATTTTCCGTCTTATTACTGACGATAAAGGTTCCAGAAAGTTTACCTATTTAAGTGGTTCATTTCAAAAAATATATGGTTACTCACCCGAAGAAGGAATTGCTGATCCTTTTCTTATATTTGGCCGTGTCGTTAAGGAAGACATTCAAACTTTATTGGATGCTGAGGCTGAATCTAAAAGAAATTTATCGACTTACCGAGTTGAAGTCCGCATGATCAATCCTGATGGATCTATCCGTGTGTCCCGATTTGTGTCAACACCAACTATTATGGAAGATGGCTCAGTAAGTTGGGACGGAATTGAACTTGATATAACAGATTTAAAAAAAGCACAAGATGATCTGTTTCAAAATCAATTCTTGCTGGAAAGCATAACCGATGGATTACCCGACAGTATTTTTGCAAAGGATCTGAATGGATGCTATTTGTTTGTTAATTCCGCATTGGCAAGAAGGGCAAATAAAACTCGTCAAGAACTTTTGGGAAAAAACAACAGTACCATTTTTCTTCCGCATCAAGCGAATAAAACATTGGAAAAGGACTTTGAGATTATGAAATCTGGTAAAACCCAGACTTTTGAAGAGCAATTAACCTCATCATCTGGAAATGGCACCTTTTTGACTACCAAAGGACCAATTAAAGATCCTGATGGTAAAATCGTTGGTTTATTTGGAATTGCCCGCGACATAACAGAACGTAAAAAAGCAGAAGAAAAACTGAGAGTTTCACAGGAAAAATTTGAACTTGCATTCAATTCCAGCACCAATGCTATTTTGATACAAGATGAACAAACTGGAAGATATTTGGAAGCCAATGCTTCGACCGCAAAAATATTTGGATACAGTCAAGACGAAATTTTAGGAAAGACCTCTTTAGAACTGAATTTTTACAGAAACCTAGCTTTTCGTGAAAAAATACTTAACTCCTTAAAAAATTATGGGCATATCCAAAATATGGAAATCTCAGGGCGTCACAAATCCGGAATGGATTTACACCTATTGCTGACAGTTACTCGTCTTTATATTGATGATAAACCTTTCCTGTATATCAATATGCAAGATGTTACAGAACGTAAGCAGGTAGAATTGGAGCTACAAAAACTGAATCTTGACAAAGACCGTTTTATATCTATTCTTGGACACGATTTAAGAGGCCCTGTAAACTCAATCATCGGACTATTAGATATTTTGAATATGAACATGAACGATATGAAGGAGGGGGAAATCAAAGAAATTATTTCTTTAGTCAATCACTCGGCAAGAAACACTTCCAAGCTACTAGATGATGTATTATTATGGGCTACAGCTAAGTCAGGTAAAATGAACTTCAATCCACAAAATTTGAATTTTACGGAAAACTGCCAGACAATTATCGAATTACTTCAATTCACAGCCAAATCCAAAAATATAGAAGTCGAACTGGTTAGCGAACCCTCATTAGAAGTTTACGCCGATAAAAACATGTTGGATACAATCATAAGAAATTTGATATCAAATGCCATAAAGTTCACCCATGACCATGGAAAAATTATTTTAAAAACTCAAAAAGATAATGAAAAAACTATCATATCCATTACCGATAATGGCGTAGGTATTTCTGCGAAAGACATTAGTAAAATCTTTGACAAATCACAATTATTCAGTTCAATAGGAACCAATGAAGAAAAAGGAACCGGTTTTGGATTGAAACTCTGCCAGGAATTCGTTGAAAAGCATGGCGGTAAAATTTGGGTTGAAAGTGAAGTTGAGATCGGAACTACTTTTTATTTTTCATTGCCAAATGCAAAATAA
- a CDS encoding trigger factor, whose translation MDIKRVAIDAVNETIVMTVVHMDYKGQVAKRLNEKMPLAQVKGFRKGQVPKDLVEKQYGKEIKKEEVKKVVDLALERFVQSERLNLLGTPLAKENENLDWNAEELVFEFEIGLVPNFELDLEAKNDIVKYIVTADDKLIDGQVARIQKQFGNANPVEKITADADVTGTFTNAENGIDNKTTFSLDVFKDKATADLFIGKEVGDVVTVNTKGLFEDDHQLMDYLKVGHDNVHTLAVDVDFTISAINVSEPAELNQELFDKLFGEGKVASLDELKLKIKEDAESQFAVQADQKLLADVQNFLIENTKFDLPSEFLIKWLQTVGEKQLTQEEAIVEYARSERGLRFQLIEGKAMASSNIQITFEDLKAFTTNAIRQQMAQFGQTNPTDEEVQGIVARVLSNQDEVKRLSDQVVAAKLLDLFKEKANPTTKEVTYEEFIAASYGE comes from the coding sequence ATGGATATCAAAAGAGTAGCAATAGACGCTGTAAATGAAACAATTGTGATGACAGTTGTTCACATGGATTACAAAGGACAAGTTGCAAAAAGACTGAACGAAAAAATGCCTTTGGCTCAAGTGAAAGGTTTCAGAAAAGGGCAAGTACCTAAAGACCTAGTTGAAAAACAATACGGAAAAGAAATTAAGAAGGAAGAAGTTAAGAAAGTTGTTGATTTGGCATTGGAGCGTTTTGTGCAATCTGAAAGATTGAACCTTTTGGGTACTCCCCTTGCTAAAGAAAACGAAAACTTGGATTGGAATGCTGAAGAATTAGTTTTCGAATTCGAAATTGGTTTGGTGCCAAACTTTGAATTAGACCTTGAAGCTAAAAATGATATCGTAAAATATATTGTTACTGCCGATGACAAATTAATTGACGGTCAAGTAGCACGTATCCAAAAACAATTTGGAAACGCAAATCCTGTTGAAAAAATTACCGCTGATGCTGATGTTACAGGAACTTTTACAAATGCTGAAAACGGAATTGACAACAAAACGACTTTCTCTTTAGACGTATTTAAAGACAAAGCTACTGCTGATTTGTTTATTGGTAAAGAAGTTGGAGATGTTGTAACCGTAAACACTAAAGGTTTATTTGAAGATGACCACCAATTGATGGACTATTTGAAAGTGGGTCATGATAACGTTCACACTTTGGCAGTCGATGTAGATTTTACAATCAGTGCTATCAATGTTTCTGAACCAGCTGAATTGAACCAAGAATTGTTCGACAAATTGTTCGGAGAAGGAAAAGTAGCTTCATTGGATGAATTAAAATTAAAAATCAAAGAAGATGCTGAGTCTCAATTTGCTGTACAAGCAGACCAAAAATTATTGGCTGACGTTCAAAACTTCTTGATTGAAAATACAAAATTTGATTTACCATCTGAATTCTTAATCAAATGGTTGCAAACAGTTGGAGAAAAACAATTGACTCAAGAAGAGGCTATAGTTGAATACGCAAGATCTGAAAGAGGTTTACGTTTCCAATTGATCGAAGGAAAAGCAATGGCTTCTAGCAATATCCAAATCACTTTTGAAGATTTGAAAGCATTTACAACAAACGCTATCAGACAGCAAATGGCTCAATTTGGACAAACAAACCCAACTGACGAAGAAGTTCAGGGAATTGTAGCTAGAGTATTATCTAATCAAGATGAAGTAAAAAGACTTTCTGACCAAGTTGTAGCAGCTAAATTACTTGATTTATTCAAAGAAAAGGCGAATCCAACTACTAAAGAAGTAACTTACGAAGAATTTATTGCAGCTTCTTACGGAGAATAA
- the clpP gene encoding ATP-dependent Clp endopeptidase proteolytic subunit ClpP: protein MDYGKEFKKFAIKGQGVNAMYYDKMIAAMNPKSMTPYIIEERQLNISQLDVFSRLMMDRIIFLGTGIDDQIANIVQAQLLFLESADASKDIQIYLNSPGGSVYAGLGIYDTMQYIKPDVATICTGMAASMGAVLLCAGAAGKRSALPHSRVMIHQPSGGAQGVATDMEINLREMLKLKDELYQIISHHSGQTFERVHKDSERDYWMIADEAKEYGMIDEVLRR from the coding sequence ATGGACTACGGAAAAGAATTCAAAAAATTTGCAATTAAGGGTCAGGGAGTAAACGCAATGTATTATGACAAAATGATTGCAGCCATGAACCCAAAAAGTATGACCCCATACATCATTGAAGAACGCCAATTGAACATTTCACAATTGGATGTATTTTCGAGATTAATGATGGACAGAATTATTTTCCTTGGAACAGGAATTGACGATCAAATCGCAAACATCGTTCAGGCCCAATTATTATTCCTGGAAAGTGCCGATGCTTCAAAAGATATTCAGATTTATTTGAATTCACCCGGAGGAAGTGTTTATGCCGGTTTGGGAATTTATGACACGATGCAATACATTAAACCTGATGTTGCAACAATTTGTACAGGAATGGCCGCTTCGATGGGAGCAGTACTTTTGTGTGCAGGAGCAGCAGGTAAACGTTCGGCTTTGCCGCATTCACGCGTTATGATTCATCAACCGTCAGGAGGAGCACAAGGTGTTGCTACCGATATGGAAATAAACCTACGTGAAATGTTGAAATTGAAAGATGAGTTATACCAAATTATTTCTCACCATTCAGGGCAAACTTTCGAAAGAGTACACAAAGACAGCGAACGCGATTATTGGATGATTGCTGACGAAGCCAAAGAATACGGAATGATTGATGAAGTTTTAAGAAGATAA